A region of Paractinoplanes abujensis DNA encodes the following proteins:
- a CDS encoding response regulator transcription factor: protein MAPRVGHGNLDGLVVIRALQAGAAGCLVKSTPPAELLDLIRVAAQGHTVLSPVAKDGLVAVSGPCTRSGRRPGPGCPG, encoded by the coding sequence GTGGCCCCGCGCGTCGGCCATGGGAACCTCGACGGACTCGTGGTGATCCGGGCGCTGCAGGCGGGTGCGGCGGGCTGTCTGGTGAAGTCGACGCCGCCGGCGGAGTTGCTCGACCTGATCCGGGTGGCGGCGCAGGGCCATACGGTGTTGTCCCCGGTGGCCAAGGACGGGCTGGTGGCGGTCTCGGGACCGTGCACGAGGAGCGGGCGGCGGCCCGGGCCCGGCTGTCCGGGCTGA
- a CDS encoding EamA family transporter, translating to MAMIVSGASNQAGAALGAHAFGAIGPAGVVAVRQFVAAAVLLPIARPDVRRFTWRQWWPTLLLGLVFATMNLSLYTAIDRIGLGLAVTLEFLGPLAVALAGSRTRIDLLCAVGAGAGVYVLVQPGPSSDFLGVGLGLLAACCWASYIVLNRLVGARLPGLQAPAAATSVSALLYVPVAGGLVGTGRLDGAAVAFAVGAGLLSSVIPYAADLLILRHVPTHFFGLFMSIHPVLAAVAGLLLLGQVLGVEQWTGIAFVVLANAVAATQRRSAPPPAPAGRAVAARAAHRRRAGSSTMSTVAAQPCWSGAWDVATERTSNVVCGVARSASAIMRSCRASGMMRSRV from the coding sequence ATGGCGATGATCGTGAGCGGGGCGAGCAACCAGGCCGGTGCCGCGCTCGGCGCGCATGCGTTCGGCGCGATCGGGCCGGCCGGGGTCGTCGCGGTGCGCCAGTTCGTCGCAGCGGCCGTGCTGCTGCCGATCGCCCGGCCCGACGTGCGGCGCTTCACGTGGCGGCAGTGGTGGCCGACCCTGCTGCTCGGGCTCGTGTTCGCCACCATGAACCTCAGCCTTTACACGGCGATCGACCGCATCGGCCTGGGCCTGGCCGTCACGCTCGAGTTCCTCGGCCCGCTCGCCGTCGCGCTGGCCGGCTCGCGTACGCGAATCGACCTGCTTTGCGCGGTGGGCGCGGGCGCCGGTGTGTACGTCCTGGTCCAGCCCGGGCCCTCCAGCGACTTCCTCGGCGTCGGTCTGGGTCTGCTCGCCGCATGCTGCTGGGCCTCCTACATCGTGCTCAACCGCCTGGTCGGCGCGCGGCTGCCGGGTCTGCAGGCCCCCGCGGCCGCCACCAGCGTGTCCGCCCTTCTCTACGTGCCGGTCGCCGGCGGTCTGGTCGGGACCGGACGGCTCGACGGGGCCGCCGTCGCCTTCGCCGTGGGCGCGGGACTGCTCAGTTCAGTCATCCCGTACGCCGCCGACCTGCTCATCCTGCGTCACGTGCCCACGCACTTCTTCGGCCTGTTCATGAGCATCCACCCCGTGCTGGCCGCGGTGGCCGGGCTGCTCCTGCTGGGCCAGGTGCTCGGTGTGGAGCAGTGGACCGGCATCGCCTTCGTCGTGCTGGCCAACGCCGTGGCCGCCACGCAACGCCGGTCAGCGCCCCCGCCTGCGCCTGCCGGTCGAGCCGTTGCGGCCCGAGCCGCTCACCGGCGCCGGGCCGGTTCGTCGACGATGTCGACAGTCGCGGCCCAGCCGTGCTGGTCGGGCGCGTGGGACGTCGCCACCGAGCGGACCTCGAACGTGGTGTGCGGGGTGGCCCGGTCGGCCTCGGCGATCATGCGGTCCTGCAGGGCGAGCGGGATGATGCGGTCGCGCGTGTGA
- a CDS encoding LacI family DNA-binding transcriptional regulator gives MMDVARLAGVSHQTVSRVLNEHKNVSEQTRLKVRAAIAELGYRPNRTARALVTGTSKVIGVVAPNTALYGPSSMLTAFEQAAQESGFAVNVGSVRSLNERSIADAVERHLDQRVAGLVVIAPVASAGPALARLPEDVPLVTIDGDPQRASTLVTVDQVAGARAATEHLLAAGHSTVWHISGPADWYDAAGRVQGWGEALTAAGAEQPPLLTGDWSAESGYRNGKLLARLPEVTAVFTANDHIALGLLRALSEHGRRVPEEISIVGFDDVPQSAYYTPPLTTVRPDFDAVATASVELLLEQIESGTPDASTRRTIAPTLVSRDSVAPPATN, from the coding sequence ATGATGGACGTCGCCCGGCTGGCGGGGGTGTCGCATCAGACCGTGTCGCGGGTGCTCAACGAGCACAAGAACGTCAGCGAGCAGACCCGCCTGAAGGTCAGGGCGGCCATCGCCGAGCTGGGCTACCGGCCCAACCGGACGGCTCGGGCTCTGGTCACCGGCACGTCCAAGGTGATCGGTGTCGTCGCGCCCAACACCGCGCTGTACGGTCCGTCGTCGATGCTGACGGCGTTCGAGCAGGCCGCGCAGGAGAGCGGGTTCGCGGTAAACGTCGGCAGTGTACGCAGCCTCAACGAGCGCTCGATCGCCGACGCCGTCGAACGCCACCTCGACCAGCGCGTGGCCGGCCTGGTGGTGATCGCCCCCGTGGCCAGTGCCGGCCCGGCCCTGGCCCGCCTGCCCGAGGACGTCCCGCTGGTCACCATCGACGGCGACCCGCAGCGCGCAAGCACCCTGGTCACCGTGGACCAGGTGGCCGGCGCCCGGGCCGCCACCGAGCACCTGCTGGCCGCGGGTCATTCCACGGTCTGGCACATTTCGGGCCCGGCCGATTGGTACGACGCCGCGGGCCGCGTGCAGGGCTGGGGGGAGGCCTTGACGGCGGCCGGGGCCGAACAGCCGCCGCTGCTCACCGGGGACTGGAGCGCCGAGTCGGGTTATCGCAACGGCAAGCTGCTGGCCCGCCTGCCCGAGGTGACGGCGGTCTTCACCGCGAACGATCACATCGCCCTGGGCCTGCTGCGTGCCTTGAGCGAACACGGCCGCCGCGTGCCGGAGGAGATCAGCATCGTCGGCTTCGACGACGTACCCCAGTCGGCCTATTACACGCCGCCGCTGACCACGGTCCGCCCCGATTTCGACGCGGTGGCCACGGCCAGCGTCGAGCTGCTGCTGGAGCAGATCGAATCGGGCACCCCGGATGCCAGCACCCGTCGCACGATCGCTCCCACCCTGGTTTCCCGCGACAGCGTCGCCCCACCCGCCACGAACTGA
- a CDS encoding LysR family transcriptional regulator, which yields MDLQLRQLQMLVAVTDAGTFTDAATALGVSQASVSRSIAALETALGVRLLQRTTRHVALTAAGARVLPAARRVLDEVAHLRRTITEPTGELRVGYNWAALGRHTRRLQKTWAAAHPSVPLVFVQSSTVTAGLSEGIADVAVVRRSLDDDPRFTTALIGAERRFAAIATDNALARRRQVRMADLRRYPVAIDARTGTTTPALWHPGPPPATIRHTHGVDEWLTLIAAGQAVGVTSEATAHQNPRPGVAYRAVRDAPPIPVWLVWWSDAPPAVLPELLALTRETYAPPGRLHE from the coding sequence ATGGATCTGCAGCTCCGTCAGCTCCAGATGCTCGTCGCGGTGACCGACGCGGGCACGTTCACCGACGCGGCGACGGCCCTGGGCGTCTCCCAGGCGTCGGTGTCGCGCTCGATCGCCGCCCTCGAGACCGCTTTGGGCGTACGGCTTCTGCAGCGCACCACCCGCCACGTGGCGCTTACCGCGGCGGGGGCCCGGGTGCTGCCCGCCGCCCGCCGGGTGCTCGACGAGGTGGCCCACCTGCGCCGCACGATCACCGAGCCCACGGGGGAGCTGCGGGTCGGCTACAACTGGGCCGCCCTGGGCCGGCACACCCGCCGCCTGCAGAAGACGTGGGCCGCCGCCCACCCGTCCGTCCCGCTCGTGTTCGTGCAGTCCAGCACGGTCACCGCGGGTCTGAGCGAGGGCATCGCGGACGTGGCCGTGGTCCGCCGCTCGCTGGATGACGATCCGCGCTTCACGACAGCCCTGATCGGGGCCGAACGCCGGTTCGCCGCGATCGCCACCGACAACGCGCTCGCCCGGCGCCGTCAGGTGCGCATGGCCGACCTGCGGCGCTATCCCGTGGCCATCGACGCGCGCACCGGCACGACCACGCCCGCGTTGTGGCATCCGGGGCCGCCGCCCGCCACGATCCGCCACACCCACGGCGTGGACGAGTGGCTGACACTGATCGCCGCCGGTCAGGCAGTGGGCGTCACCTCTGAGGCGACAGCCCATCAGAACCCGCGGCCGGGTGTGGCCTACCGTGCCGTACGGGATGCTCCGCCGATCCCCGTCTGGCTGGTGTGGTGGTCCGACGCACCGCCGGCCGTCCTGCCCGAACTGCTCGCGCTGACCCGCGAGACCTACGCCCCACCCGGGAGGCTGCATGAGTAG
- a CDS encoding effector-associated constant component EACC1: protein MPVSITSSDDASLDSLARWLEEDSYDIVWRSSGTRSGAQGALDIVDVVLSNSTAIASLLVSFAAWRGAKHHEQEPRFTFRRGDVELSIDNPTDEEIKRVIAALSGEES from the coding sequence ATGCCGGTCAGCATCACGTCCTCCGACGACGCCAGCCTCGACAGCCTCGCCCGGTGGCTGGAGGAGGACAGCTACGACATCGTGTGGCGGTCCTCCGGCACGAGGTCCGGGGCGCAGGGCGCCCTCGACATCGTCGATGTCGTCCTCAGCAACTCGACGGCCATCGCCTCGCTGCTCGTCTCGTTCGCCGCCTGGCGCGGCGCCAAGCACCACGAGCAGGAACCCCGGTTCACGTTCCGCCGCGGCGACGTGGAGCTGAGCATCGACAACCCGACCGACGAGGAGATCAAGCGGGTGATCGCGGCGCTGTCCGGCGAGGAGTCGTGA
- a CDS encoding LacI family DNA-binding transcriptional regulator — protein sequence MRDVAKLAGVSHQTVSRVLNDHPNVRAETRARVLDAMRSLNYRRNLAARTLVTRQSDTLGIIGFETTLFGPASMLHGIESAARDAGYMVSIASVRDLERRQVLDAVDRLTQHSVDGVIAIAPKQSVTHALAQAPPSLQCVAVGGAGESDAAPTVSIDNALGARLATQHLLDLGHATVHHAAGPPDWPESAERIEGWRRTLYAAGAVVPAVGHGWWDAESGYEQGHALARDPAVTAIFCANDRIALGVLRALHEAGKRVPADVSVVGFDDMPDSGFFVPPLTTVHQDFGELGRRSLALLLEHMTHSPAAETSPPDHVRVAPQLVVRASSGPRPGR from the coding sequence ATGCGCGACGTCGCGAAGCTGGCCGGAGTCTCCCACCAGACCGTGTCCCGGGTGCTCAACGACCACCCCAACGTACGGGCGGAAACCCGGGCCCGCGTCCTCGACGCGATGCGCTCGCTCAACTACCGCCGCAACCTGGCCGCCCGCACCCTGGTCACCCGGCAGTCCGACACGCTGGGCATCATCGGTTTCGAGACCACCCTGTTCGGGCCCGCATCCATGCTGCACGGCATCGAGAGCGCGGCCCGCGACGCCGGCTACATGGTCAGCATCGCCTCGGTCCGCGACCTGGAACGCCGCCAAGTGCTCGACGCGGTCGACCGGCTCACCCAGCACTCGGTCGACGGGGTCATCGCGATCGCGCCCAAACAGTCCGTGACCCACGCCCTGGCCCAGGCCCCGCCGTCGCTGCAGTGCGTGGCCGTGGGCGGCGCCGGCGAGTCCGATGCCGCGCCCACCGTGTCGATCGACAACGCGCTGGGCGCCCGCCTCGCCACCCAGCACCTGCTCGACCTGGGCCACGCCACCGTCCACCACGCGGCCGGCCCACCCGACTGGCCCGAATCAGCCGAACGCATCGAAGGCTGGCGCCGCACCCTCTACGCCGCCGGCGCCGTCGTCCCTGCGGTCGGACACGGCTGGTGGGACGCCGAATCAGGTTACGAACAGGGCCACGCCTTGGCCCGCGACCCCGCGGTGACGGCGATCTTCTGCGCCAACGACCGGATCGCCCTGGGCGTGCTGCGCGCACTGCACGAGGCCGGCAAACGCGTGCCCGCCGACGTCAGCGTGGTCGGCTTCGACGACATGCCCGACTCGGGCTTCTTCGTCCCCCCGCTGACCACAGTCCACCAGGACTTCGGCGAACTGGGCCGGCGCAGCCTGGCCCTGCTGCTGGAACACATGACCCACTCCCCCGCAGCCGAGACCTCACCGCCCGACCACGTGCGCGTCGCTCCACAGTTGGTGGTCCGGGCCAGCAGCGGTCCCCGGCCCGGCCGGTAG
- a CDS encoding response regulator transcription factor yields MHEERAAARARLSGLTERERDVLAAIGDGLTERGRDVLAAIGDGLTNAEVARRLGLSETTVKGYVSHVFEKLGCANRTQAGLPAQAAGLSASGE; encoded by the coding sequence GTGCACGAGGAGCGGGCGGCGGCCCGGGCCCGGCTGTCCGGGCTGACGGAGCGGGAACGGGACGTGCTGGCCGCGATCGGGGACGGGCTGACGGAGCGGGGACGGGACGTGCTGGCCGCGATCGGGGACGGGCTGACCAACGCGGAAGTCGCGCGGCGGCTGGGGCTCTCGGAGACGACCGTCAAGGGGTACGTGTCGCATGTGTTCGAGAAGTTGGGGTGCGCGAATCGGACGCAGGCCGGGTTGCCGGCCCAGGCGGCCGGTCTGTCGGCATCAGGGGAGTGA
- a CDS encoding ABC transporter substrate-binding protein, which yields MEDPVLRRLSIAVAGGLLLASAVAGCGGGDDAGSGNSGGGGNDKITLGFSQVGAESGWRTANTKSIQESAASAGIDLKFSDAQGKQENQIKAIRNFITQRVDVIAFSPVVESGWSTVLKEAKDAGIPVILTDRAIDDPDTSLYKSFIGSDFVEEGKKAGDWLVKEYNGKSDPVNIVELQGSPGAAPANDRKSGFAEVIKADPKFKIVASQTGQFTRTDGKAVMETFLKSQPKIDVLYAHNDDMGLGAIEAIEAAGKKPGTDIKIITVDAVKDGMTALSEGKINFIVECSPLLGPQLMDLVKKVNNGETIPQRVLTEETTFTPEQAKEVLADRKY from the coding sequence GTGGAGGATCCAGTGCTCAGAAGACTTTCGATCGCGGTGGCCGGCGGGCTGCTGCTCGCGTCCGCCGTGGCCGGTTGCGGCGGTGGCGACGACGCCGGCTCGGGCAACAGTGGCGGCGGCGGGAACGACAAGATCACCCTCGGCTTCTCGCAGGTCGGCGCGGAGAGCGGCTGGCGCACGGCGAACACCAAGTCGATCCAGGAGTCGGCCGCGAGTGCCGGCATCGACCTGAAGTTCTCCGACGCGCAGGGCAAGCAGGAGAACCAGATCAAGGCGATCCGCAACTTCATCACGCAGCGGGTCGACGTCATCGCCTTCTCGCCGGTGGTCGAGTCGGGCTGGAGCACCGTGCTCAAGGAGGCCAAGGACGCCGGCATCCCGGTGATCCTGACCGACCGCGCGATCGACGACCCGGACACCTCGCTCTACAAGTCCTTCATCGGCTCCGACTTCGTCGAGGAGGGCAAGAAGGCCGGCGACTGGCTGGTCAAGGAGTACAACGGCAAGTCCGACCCGGTGAACATCGTCGAGCTGCAGGGCTCGCCGGGCGCCGCGCCGGCCAACGACCGCAAGTCGGGCTTCGCCGAAGTCATCAAGGCCGACCCCAAGTTCAAGATCGTGGCCTCGCAGACCGGCCAGTTCACGCGGACCGACGGCAAGGCCGTGATGGAGACCTTCCTCAAGTCGCAGCCCAAGATCGATGTGCTCTACGCGCACAACGACGACATGGGTCTGGGTGCGATCGAGGCGATCGAGGCGGCCGGCAAGAAGCCCGGCACCGACATCAAGATCATCACGGTCGACGCGGTCAAGGACGGCATGACCGCCCTGTCCGAAGGCAAGATCAACTTCATCGTCGAGTGCAGCCCGCTGCTCGGCCCACAGCTGATGGACCTGGTCAAGAAGGTCAACAACGGCGAGACCATCCCGCAGCGGGTGCTCACCGAGGAGACCACCTTCACGCCCGAGCAGGCCAAGGAAGTTCTGGCCGACCGCAAGTACTGA
- a CDS encoding caspase, EACC1-associated type: MNLPDPARSRAVLIGAAHYRALEDLPAVAANLTRLAALLRDPEVWGLPEANVAVVAEPDSPAAALDEIRRAAAGADDTLLVYYAGHGLLDGNDDLLLALPETDVRRPYTAIRFDDLRVQVRGAHRHSAKVIILDCCYSARAIAGGMGPAGTDADDLKRHAAVDGTYLMAAAAETKVAVAPPGETYTAFTGELITVLENGIEGSPDLISVDQIFWQIRGELEAKGRPRPEQGTRNEGATIVLSRNRARRRRGPAAVPAPVAPVGLPASNAALIAEVRRRRSDTRGGPPIGAPQRGDSADDLLRMAGAFKPDQEVAGLVVRLDDGEAATVLDGAASRPLPEIQGILDLLLTIEADTKVDLLLRRVAAGSPQRTVELAAALAETDAVRSAALLNYAVAVAAGGRPHWVIDLVAGLSRRGMKDAADTVVAEAVARLRGADAAEVADALREAGREAESARLYAAALPEIARRTPQQVALVAADLMDHRFTDAALELVDRAARESSTAAARAQLLGALIGGPALATLRWSLVATLGGSLDRASLLELADLLGEHGSDPVEIYIAAAVPAPITAFLDLLEDILDKGRLRDAFRLVDWAATARPGEDLADVALWFPAPYRAGLLRRLLAGAATVPPATMVTFYLGVRVTDHDLAEAIEREWAGRSPAELLGLAAELARHGEIRRAGLLLRDSFDAGAFAELAGVDGATLITGLQGEPALDGLVTTLAVHQLKAGGSADWALADLPPEVIDGVAGAVDNQVLATYLIARPASEIVTVLEAVARTGSTAKLSRLLGRLAGGGVDLVAALLIEMHRAGRPDLRLEFVDRFRSVASKADAAAVASRIRLADVEDSSSSLLLGSLWLPARESADPVAMAVADFLHGVRLRGEAWRYPIDAAVLRAVAEEGLLAPDETCLLVWQWAILPRRERIVFTTTEARPWRGSAVAYRDIRNASVDRGDLRVLSSWGPVTWTLNSAFLAPELRDVLLALRDVVRKTGV, translated from the coding sequence GTGAACCTGCCCGACCCGGCACGTTCCCGGGCCGTCCTGATCGGAGCCGCACACTATCGGGCCCTGGAGGACCTGCCCGCGGTGGCGGCCAACCTGACCCGGCTGGCCGCGCTGCTGCGCGATCCCGAGGTGTGGGGACTTCCCGAGGCCAACGTGGCGGTGGTGGCCGAGCCGGACTCGCCCGCCGCGGCCCTGGACGAGATCCGGCGGGCCGCCGCCGGGGCCGACGACACGCTGCTGGTGTACTACGCCGGGCACGGGTTGCTCGACGGAAACGACGACCTGCTGCTGGCCCTGCCGGAGACCGACGTCAGACGGCCGTACACGGCCATCCGCTTCGACGACCTGCGCGTGCAGGTGCGCGGTGCCCACCGGCACTCGGCGAAGGTCATCATCCTCGACTGCTGCTACAGCGCCCGGGCCATCGCCGGCGGCATGGGCCCGGCCGGGACGGACGCCGACGATCTGAAACGACACGCGGCGGTCGACGGCACGTACCTGATGGCCGCGGCCGCCGAGACCAAGGTCGCGGTGGCGCCACCCGGGGAGACCTACACTGCCTTCACCGGTGAACTGATCACCGTGCTGGAGAACGGCATCGAGGGCTCCCCCGACCTGATCAGCGTCGACCAGATCTTCTGGCAGATCCGCGGGGAGCTCGAGGCCAAGGGCCGGCCCCGGCCGGAACAGGGCACTCGCAACGAGGGCGCCACCATCGTGCTCAGCCGCAACCGCGCTCGGCGGCGCCGCGGGCCGGCGGCCGTTCCCGCGCCGGTGGCACCCGTCGGCCTCCCGGCGTCGAACGCCGCGCTGATCGCCGAGGTGCGGCGGCGGCGGAGTGACACCCGCGGCGGCCCTCCCATCGGGGCGCCACAGCGCGGCGACTCCGCGGACGATTTGCTGCGCATGGCCGGAGCGTTCAAGCCCGACCAGGAGGTGGCCGGGCTCGTGGTGCGGCTGGACGACGGCGAGGCGGCGACGGTGCTGGACGGCGCCGCATCCCGCCCGCTGCCCGAGATCCAGGGCATCCTCGACCTGCTGCTGACCATCGAAGCCGACACCAAGGTCGACCTTCTGCTCCGGCGCGTCGCGGCCGGTTCCCCGCAACGCACGGTCGAGCTCGCGGCGGCGCTGGCCGAGACGGACGCGGTCCGCAGCGCCGCGCTGCTGAACTACGCGGTCGCGGTGGCCGCCGGCGGCCGCCCGCACTGGGTGATCGACCTGGTGGCGGGCCTGTCCCGGCGCGGGATGAAGGACGCCGCGGACACCGTCGTGGCCGAGGCGGTGGCACGCCTGCGGGGCGCCGACGCGGCCGAGGTCGCCGACGCGCTGCGCGAGGCGGGCCGCGAGGCAGAGTCGGCCCGGCTCTACGCGGCCGCCCTGCCCGAGATCGCCCGCCGGACCCCGCAGCAGGTCGCCCTCGTCGCCGCCGACTTGATGGACCACCGTTTCACCGACGCCGCGCTGGAGCTGGTGGACCGAGCCGCCCGGGAGAGCAGCACGGCCGCCGCCCGCGCTCAGCTGCTGGGGGCACTGATCGGCGGTCCTGCTCTCGCCACGCTGAGATGGAGTCTGGTTGCGACGCTCGGCGGCAGCCTGGATCGGGCGAGTCTGCTCGAGCTGGCCGATCTGCTCGGCGAACACGGCAGCGACCCGGTCGAGATCTACATCGCGGCCGCCGTCCCCGCGCCGATCACCGCGTTTCTCGACCTGCTGGAGGACATCCTCGACAAGGGCCGGCTGCGCGACGCGTTCCGGCTCGTCGACTGGGCCGCCACCGCCCGCCCGGGCGAGGACCTGGCGGACGTCGCGCTGTGGTTCCCCGCGCCCTACCGGGCGGGTCTGCTGCGGCGGCTGCTGGCCGGCGCGGCGACCGTCCCACCGGCCACGATGGTCACCTTCTATTTGGGGGTACGGGTGACCGACCACGATCTGGCCGAGGCCATCGAGCGTGAATGGGCCGGCCGCTCCCCCGCCGAGCTGCTGGGTCTGGCCGCCGAGCTGGCCCGGCACGGCGAGATCCGCCGGGCCGGGCTGCTGCTACGGGATTCGTTCGACGCCGGCGCGTTCGCCGAGCTGGCCGGAGTGGACGGAGCCACCCTCATCACCGGGTTGCAGGGCGAGCCGGCCCTGGACGGCCTGGTCACCACCCTCGCCGTGCACCAGCTCAAAGCGGGCGGCTCGGCCGACTGGGCCTTGGCCGACCTACCACCGGAGGTGATCGACGGCGTGGCCGGTGCCGTCGACAACCAGGTACTCGCGACGTATCTGATCGCCCGCCCGGCATCGGAGATCGTCACCGTACTGGAGGCCGTGGCCAGGACGGGCAGCACCGCCAAGCTGTCGCGGCTCCTGGGCCGGCTCGCCGGCGGCGGCGTCGACCTCGTGGCCGCGCTCCTGATCGAGATGCACCGCGCCGGCCGGCCCGACCTGCGCCTCGAGTTCGTCGACCGGTTCCGGTCGGTGGCCTCGAAGGCTGACGCCGCCGCGGTTGCCTCCCGCATCCGCCTTGCGGACGTAGAGGACAGCAGCTCAAGCCTCCTGCTCGGCTCGCTGTGGCTGCCTGCGCGGGAGTCGGCCGACCCGGTCGCCATGGCGGTCGCCGACTTCCTGCACGGCGTGAGGCTCCGCGGCGAGGCGTGGCGCTATCCGATCGACGCCGCGGTGCTGCGCGCCGTCGCCGAGGAGGGCCTGCTGGCGCCGGACGAGACCTGCCTGCTGGTCTGGCAGTGGGCGATTCTGCCCCGCCGTGAGCGCATCGTGTTCACCACGACCGAGGCCCGGCCCTGGCGGGGCTCCGCTGTTGCCTACCGGGACATCCGCAACGCGTCGGTGGACCGGGGTGACCTGCGGGTGCTCTCGTCATGGGGACCCGTGACGTGGACCTTGAACTCGGCGTTCCTGGCTCCTGAACTACGCGATGTGCTGCTCGCGCTCCGTGACGTGGTCCGCAAGACCGGCGTCTGA
- a CDS encoding sugar ABC transporter ATP-binding protein: MVLQMTGIRKVFPGVVALNGVDFRLLPGEIHALMGENGAGKSTLIKVLTGVYDIDGGEIELAGEQVRFTGPLQAQQAGISTVYQEVNLCPNLSVAENIFIGREPRTFGRIHWSEMRKRATALLGRLDLDLDVSAQLDSFSLAIQQMVAIARAVDTRSKILILDEPTSSLDAGEVEQLFAIMRRLRDENVAILFVSHFLDQVYEIADRMTVLRNGRLIGEYRTAELPQMQLVSKMIGKELEALEQIEEEAREAPRHEQKILEAKGLGRTGSIAPFDLTIHAGEVVGLAGLLGSGRTELARLLFGADRPDSGELDVDGVPVKFNSPRDAMTKGIAFSSENRRTEGIIGELTVRENIILALQAARGWTRPIPRRRQDELVDKYIKALQIRPADPERQVRNLSGGNQQKVLLARWLITEPRLLIIDEPTRGIDVGAKAEIQRLVAQLADGGMAVLFVSAELEEVLRLSHKIEVLRDRRLVEELANTDDVDADRIMQTIASGAVASGTSGATP, translated from the coding sequence ATGGTCCTGCAGATGACCGGCATCAGAAAGGTCTTCCCCGGCGTCGTCGCGTTGAACGGCGTCGACTTCCGGCTGTTACCGGGCGAGATCCATGCCCTCATGGGCGAGAACGGCGCCGGCAAGTCCACGCTGATCAAGGTCCTGACCGGCGTCTACGACATCGACGGGGGGGAGATCGAGCTGGCCGGCGAGCAGGTCCGGTTCACCGGCCCGCTCCAGGCCCAGCAGGCCGGCATCAGCACGGTCTACCAGGAGGTCAACCTCTGCCCCAACCTGTCGGTGGCGGAGAACATCTTCATCGGCCGCGAGCCCCGCACGTTCGGCCGCATCCACTGGTCCGAGATGCGCAAGCGGGCAACCGCACTGCTGGGCCGGCTCGACCTCGATCTCGACGTGTCCGCCCAGCTCGACAGCTTCTCCCTGGCGATCCAGCAGATGGTGGCGATCGCGCGGGCGGTCGACACCAGATCGAAGATCCTCATCCTGGACGAGCCGACCTCCAGCCTGGACGCGGGCGAGGTCGAGCAGCTTTTCGCGATCATGCGCCGCCTGCGCGACGAGAACGTCGCCATCCTCTTCGTCAGCCACTTCCTCGATCAGGTCTACGAGATCGCGGACCGCATGACGGTGCTGCGCAACGGCCGCCTGATCGGTGAGTACCGCACGGCCGAGCTGCCCCAGATGCAGCTGGTCAGCAAGATGATCGGCAAGGAGCTGGAGGCGCTCGAGCAGATCGAGGAGGAGGCCCGGGAGGCGCCCCGCCACGAGCAGAAGATCCTCGAAGCGAAGGGCCTGGGCCGTACGGGCTCGATCGCGCCTTTCGACCTGACGATCCACGCGGGTGAGGTCGTCGGGCTGGCCGGGCTGCTGGGTTCGGGCCGCACGGAGCTGGCCCGGCTGCTGTTCGGCGCCGACCGCCCCGACAGCGGCGAGCTCGATGTGGACGGCGTGCCCGTGAAGTTCAACAGCCCGCGTGACGCCATGACCAAGGGCATCGCGTTCTCCAGCGAGAACCGGCGCACCGAGGGCATCATCGGCGAACTGACCGTACGGGAGAACATCATCCTGGCCCTGCAGGCGGCCCGCGGCTGGACCCGGCCGATCCCGCGCCGCCGTCAGGACGAGCTGGTCGACAAGTACATCAAGGCGTTGCAGATCCGCCCGGCCGACCCCGAGCGCCAGGTGCGCAACCTCAGCGGCGGCAACCAGCAGAAGGTGCTGCTGGCCCGGTGGCTGATCACCGAGCCCCGGCTGCTGATCATCGACGAGCCCACCCGCGGCATCGACGTGGGGGCCAAGGCCGAGATCCAGCGGCTGGTGGCCCAGCTGGCCGACGGCGGCATGGCCGTGCTGTTCGTCAGCGCCGAGCTGGAGGAGGTGCTCCGGCTCAGTCACAAGATCGAGGTGTTGCGCGACCGGCGCCTGGTCGAGGAACTGGCGAACACGGACGACGTCGACGCGGACCGGATCATGCAGACGATCGCGAGCGGAGCGGTCGCGTCGGGAACCAGCGGAGCCACACCATGA